One region of Pseudomonas sp. ABC1 genomic DNA includes:
- a CDS encoding DUF2835 domain-containing protein — protein sequence MPSLVLDIVISPERLLALYQGRANRILVRSREGKRVSLPAHHLRPFFSREGLNGSFVLDFTDKGELISLRRL from the coding sequence ATGCCGAGTCTGGTGCTGGATATCGTGATTTCCCCCGAGCGCTTGCTGGCGCTTTACCAGGGGCGGGCCAATCGCATCCTGGTGCGCAGCCGTGAGGGCAAGCGTGTCAGCCTGCCGGCTCATCACCTGCGGCCATTCTTCAGCCGGGAAGGGCTGAATGGCAGCTTCGTACTGGACTTCACCGACAAGGGCGAACTGATCAGTCTGCGGCGCCTGTAA